The Kitasatospora paranensis genome has a window encoding:
- the upp gene encoding uracil phosphoribosyltransferase, whose amino-acid sequence MRLHVVDHPLVAHKLSTLRDERTDSPTFRRLTDELVTLLAYEATRDVRTEEVEITTPVAVTTGTRLSHPRPLVVPILRAGLGMLDGMTRLLPTAEVGFLGMVRNEETLEASTYATRMPDDLSGRQVYVLDPMLATGGTLVAAIRMLLERGATDVTAVVLLAAPEGVEILEKELAGKPVRVVTAALDERLNEHGYIVPGLGDAGDRLYGTAG is encoded by the coding sequence ATGCGTCTCCACGTCGTCGACCACCCCCTGGTCGCCCACAAGCTCTCCACCCTGCGCGACGAGCGCACCGACTCGCCGACCTTCCGCCGCCTCACCGACGAGCTGGTCACCCTGCTCGCCTACGAGGCCACCCGGGACGTCCGGACGGAGGAGGTGGAGATCACCACCCCGGTCGCCGTCACCACCGGCACCCGGCTGAGCCACCCCCGCCCGCTGGTCGTCCCGATCCTCCGTGCCGGTCTCGGCATGCTCGACGGCATGACCCGGCTGCTGCCGACCGCCGAGGTCGGCTTCCTCGGCATGGTCCGCAACGAGGAGACGCTGGAGGCGTCCACCTACGCGACCCGGATGCCGGACGACCTCTCCGGTCGCCAGGTCTACGTGCTGGACCCGATGCTGGCCACCGGCGGCACCCTGGTCGCCGCGATCCGGATGCTGCTCGAGCGCGGTGCCACCGACGTGACCGCCGTGGTGCTGCTGGCGGCGCCGGAGGGCGTCGAGATCCTGGAGAAGGAGCTGGCGGGCAAGCCGGTCAGGGTGGTGACCGCCGCCCTCGACGAGCGCCTCAACGAGCACGGCTACATCGTGCCGGGCCTGGGCGACGCGGGCGACCGGCTGTACGGCACCGCCGGCTGA
- the tadA gene encoding tRNA adenosine(34) deaminase TadA, with translation MRLAIAEAALATATGDVPVGALVLGPDGTVIGRGHNEREAVGDPTAHAEVVAIREAARAVGEWRLAGCTLIVTLEPCTMCAGAIVLSRIDRVVFGALDEKAGAAGSLFDVMRDRRLNHRPEVVHGVLADECGDQLRAFFDTQR, from the coding sequence ATGCGCCTCGCCATCGCCGAGGCCGCCCTGGCCACCGCCACCGGGGACGTCCCGGTCGGGGCGCTCGTGCTCGGGCCCGACGGCACGGTGATCGGCCGCGGGCACAACGAGCGGGAGGCGGTCGGCGACCCGACCGCGCACGCCGAGGTGGTCGCCATCCGCGAGGCGGCCCGGGCCGTCGGCGAGTGGCGGCTGGCCGGGTGCACGCTGATCGTCACCCTGGAGCCGTGCACGATGTGCGCCGGCGCCATCGTGCTGTCCCGGATCGACCGCGTCGTCTTCGGCGCCCTGGACGAGAAGGCCGGCGCGGCCGGCTCGCTCTTCGACGTGATGCGCGACCGCCGGCTCAACCACCGGCCCGAGGTGGTGCACGGCGTGCTGGCCGACGAGTGCGGTGACCAGCTGCGCGCCTTCTTCGACACCCAGCGCTGA
- a CDS encoding site-specific integrase: protein MATRQPNGGSSIYQDKDGKWHGRVTVGVKDDGTPDRRHVRGKNRAEVTKKVRELEKKRDEGNVPKAGKSWTVAAWLTHWVENIAALSVRPNTLSGYRVAVNVHLIPGLGAHRLEKLEPEHLERFYKKMQDNGSKPATAHQAHRTIRAALNQAVRRGHLTRNVASLATAPRVEEEEVTPYEVEEVQRLLLEAGKRRNSGRWAVALALGLRQGEALGLQWSDLDLEEGTLWVRQSMQRPKYRHGCEGESCGKKHAGRCPERVRTNKQAAPTKSRAGKRLIGLPDQLIKMLRLHQEEQERERLNARQLWQDGGWVFATETGQPLIPRTDWDEWKRLLQAAELRDGRLHDARHTAGTILLILGVPERIVMDIMGWSSTAMAHRYQHVTKRVRRDVAQQIGGLVWEAAKDPLD, encoded by the coding sequence TTGGCAACCCGTCAGCCCAACGGCGGTTCCAGCATCTACCAGGACAAGGACGGCAAGTGGCACGGCCGCGTGACCGTCGGTGTGAAGGACGACGGCACGCCGGACCGGCGCCACGTTCGGGGCAAGAACCGGGCGGAGGTCACCAAGAAGGTCCGGGAACTGGAGAAGAAGCGGGACGAGGGCAACGTCCCGAAGGCCGGGAAGTCCTGGACCGTCGCGGCCTGGCTCACCCACTGGGTCGAGAACATCGCAGCACTCTCCGTCCGGCCGAACACGCTTTCCGGGTATCGGGTGGCGGTCAACGTCCACCTGATCCCCGGGCTCGGCGCCCACCGGCTGGAGAAGCTGGAGCCGGAGCACCTGGAGCGCTTCTACAAGAAGATGCAGGACAACGGCAGCAAGCCCGCCACCGCACACCAGGCCCACCGGACCATCCGGGCCGCGCTCAACCAGGCGGTGCGGCGCGGCCACCTCACCCGGAACGTTGCCTCGCTCGCCACGGCCCCCCGAGTGGAGGAAGAGGAGGTGACGCCGTACGAGGTCGAGGAGGTGCAGCGGCTCCTTCTGGAGGCGGGGAAGCGCCGGAACAGTGGCCGGTGGGCGGTCGCACTGGCGCTCGGGCTCCGGCAGGGCGAAGCCCTGGGACTCCAGTGGTCGGACCTCGACCTGGAGGAGGGCACCCTCTGGGTCCGCCAGAGCATGCAGCGGCCGAAGTACCGCCACGGGTGCGAGGGGGAGTCGTGCGGGAAGAAGCACGCCGGCCGGTGCCCCGAGCGCGTCCGGACGAACAAGCAGGCCGCTCCCACCAAGTCGAGGGCGGGTAAGCGGCTGATCGGCTTGCCTGATCAGCTCATCAAGATGCTCCGCCTCCACCAGGAGGAACAGGAACGGGAGCGGTTGAACGCGCGCCAGCTCTGGCAGGACGGCGGGTGGGTCTTCGCCACGGAGACCGGCCAGCCGCTCATCCCGCGTACGGACTGGGACGAGTGGAAGCGGTTGCTCCAAGCGGCTGAACTCCGGGACGGCCGTCTCCACGACGCTCGGCACACTGCAGGCACGATCCTCCTGATCCTCGGTGTGCCTGAGCGGATTGTGATGGACATCATGGGCTGGTCGAGCACTGCCATGGCTCATCGGTACCAGCACGTGACGAAGCGGGTTCGGCGGGACGTGGCCCAGCAGATCGGTGGACTCGTCTGGGAAGCGGCCAAAGACCCGCTCGATTGA
- a CDS encoding helix-turn-helix domain-containing protein: MSTAIAPETSAEFDPTLVALTVEEAARRLGIGRTTMYALIRTGEVPSIPIGRLRRVPAEALPEYIRRRMQESGFIPANAA; this comes from the coding sequence TTGAGCACGGCCATCGCTCCCGAAACGTCCGCCGAGTTCGACCCCACGCTCGTGGCGCTCACCGTCGAGGAGGCCGCCCGCCGCCTTGGCATCGGCCGCACCACGATGTACGCCCTCATCCGAACGGGTGAGGTCCCGAGCATCCCCATCGGTCGTCTCCGCCGCGTGCCGGCCGAGGCACTTCCCGAGTACATCCGCCGCCGGATGCAGGAGTCCGGCTTCATCCCTGCTAACGCAGCCTGA
- a CDS encoding DUF3987 domain-containing protein, with product MSIPAPAYPTDRPAPAPAVQDVFYGPLLGIERPTRPGPVPDMAVFQGWAGETVCQLDPSTEADPVGVLANLLSAAGAMFGSGPHLRIGNDRHPALIWALTVGATAAGRKGAATNTARLLLAAAEPEFFKTNALTGLSSGEGLIQAVRDGDPSKDDDPGVIDKRCWIVESEYGVTMARSRREGNSLGGILRQAWNGEDLGLMNRDAVRVTAPHVAIIGHISPRELRAKMQDTEMAGGTYNRYLPVFVHRNLILAESRGASPQLVDNLASAWRTVLRDARQAGEVTMDETARALWREEVYPALCGDEDGDGPLAEFTARAAPYTLRLAMVYALCDHHRQIGEEHLRAAHALVNYSRASAAHVLGLVEHTTGDRKLDKLAAAVRAVGPRGLTGDEVYRLFKKSSKDERDRLVAALLQIEGYGSAQIPGTGRHATVLLYAPPT from the coding sequence GTGAGCATCCCCGCCCCCGCCTACCCGACCGACCGACCGGCCCCTGCCCCGGCGGTGCAGGACGTGTTCTACGGGCCGCTGCTCGGCATCGAGCGGCCCACCCGGCCCGGCCCGGTCCCGGACATGGCCGTGTTCCAGGGCTGGGCAGGGGAGACCGTGTGCCAGCTGGATCCGAGCACGGAGGCCGACCCGGTCGGAGTGCTGGCCAACCTGCTCTCCGCCGCCGGGGCTATGTTCGGCTCCGGCCCGCACCTGCGGATCGGCAACGACCGCCACCCCGCCCTGATCTGGGCACTCACGGTCGGCGCCACCGCCGCCGGCCGCAAGGGAGCCGCCACCAACACCGCCCGCCTTCTCCTCGCCGCGGCCGAACCGGAGTTCTTCAAGACCAACGCGCTCACCGGTCTGTCCTCCGGTGAGGGCCTGATCCAGGCCGTCCGCGACGGCGACCCCAGCAAGGACGACGACCCGGGGGTGATCGACAAGCGGTGCTGGATCGTGGAGTCCGAGTACGGCGTCACCATGGCTCGCTCCCGCCGCGAGGGGAACTCGCTCGGCGGGATCCTGCGGCAGGCGTGGAACGGCGAGGACCTCGGCCTGATGAATCGCGATGCGGTCCGGGTCACCGCCCCGCACGTGGCGATCATCGGGCACATCAGCCCCCGTGAACTGCGCGCCAAGATGCAGGACACCGAGATGGCCGGCGGCACCTACAACCGCTACCTGCCGGTCTTCGTCCACCGGAACCTGATCCTCGCCGAGTCCCGTGGCGCCTCTCCACAGCTGGTGGACAACCTCGCCTCCGCGTGGCGGACCGTCCTGCGGGACGCCCGGCAGGCGGGCGAGGTCACCATGGACGAGACGGCCCGCGCGCTGTGGCGCGAGGAGGTCTACCCGGCGCTGTGTGGGGACGAGGACGGCGACGGGCCGCTCGCCGAGTTCACCGCCCGCGCCGCCCCCTACACGCTCCGCCTCGCCATGGTCTACGCCCTCTGCGACCACCACCGGCAGATCGGCGAGGAGCACCTGCGGGCCGCGCACGCGCTCGTGAACTACTCCCGGGCGTCCGCCGCGCACGTGCTCGGCCTGGTCGAGCACACCACCGGCGACCGCAAGCTCGACAAGCTCGCCGCCGCCGTCCGTGCCGTCGGGCCCCGCGGCCTGACCGGCGATGAGGTCTACCGGCTGTTCAAGAAGTCCAGCAAGGACGAACGGGACCGCCTGGTCGCCGCCCTCCTCCAGATCGAGGGCTACGGCAGTGCCCAGATCCCCGGCACCGGCCGCCACGCCACCGTCCTGCTCTATGCCCCGCCCACCTGA
- a CDS encoding bifunctional DNA primase/polymerase encodes MCAEQHATTAASATPTPVAEVVAAVPDDLLTAREERPLTDDWQHARTFAHHAAARDFAVFPAGKTKRPAIPSPHSPGRERDTCRATCGRPGHGVLDATTDHQQIDVLFAAAPWATGYGIACGRGPHHLVGLDLDRKNGLDGVADLARLATEHAFTVPATATVATPSGGLHAWLSAPPGAVFPNSVGKVAPGIDVRGPAGYLVGPGSLGATGRYVFMPGTNPNRIAPCPPALLALLNPPPAPAAVAPVAGLRERVHHQKPYVRAALDREAATVKAQSYPGRAKRLFASAAALGRHLPTGVIPEDLAFDTLLDAGLATGLSRAECEHTIRRGLARGAGTLRPAA; translated from the coding sequence GCTGTCCCCGATGACCTGCTGACCGCCCGTGAGGAGAGGCCGTTGACCGACGACTGGCAGCACGCCCGCACCTTCGCTCATCACGCCGCAGCCCGTGACTTCGCGGTGTTTCCGGCCGGGAAGACCAAGCGGCCGGCGATCCCGAGCCCGCACTCGCCCGGCCGTGAGCGCGACACCTGCCGCGCCACCTGCGGTCGGCCCGGTCACGGCGTCCTCGACGCCACCACGGACCACCAGCAGATTGACGTTCTGTTCGCGGCCGCCCCGTGGGCGACCGGCTACGGCATCGCCTGTGGCCGGGGCCCGCACCACCTGGTCGGCCTCGACCTTGACCGGAAGAACGGCCTGGACGGCGTCGCCGACCTCGCCCGCCTCGCCACCGAGCACGCCTTCACCGTCCCGGCCACGGCCACCGTGGCCACCCCGTCCGGCGGGCTGCACGCCTGGCTTAGCGCCCCGCCCGGCGCGGTGTTTCCCAACTCGGTAGGGAAGGTGGCGCCGGGGATCGACGTCCGCGGCCCGGCCGGCTATCTGGTCGGCCCCGGCTCCCTTGGTGCCACCGGCCGGTACGTCTTCATGCCCGGCACCAACCCCAACCGCATCGCCCCGTGCCCACCCGCCCTGCTGGCTCTGCTCAACCCGCCGCCCGCCCCGGCCGCGGTTGCACCGGTGGCTGGGCTGCGGGAGCGGGTCCACCACCAGAAGCCCTACGTGCGGGCCGCCCTCGACCGGGAGGCCGCGACCGTGAAGGCGCAGTCCTACCCGGGCCGGGCGAAGCGGCTGTTCGCCTCCGCCGCCGCCCTCGGCCGACACCTGCCCACCGGGGTCATCCCGGAAGACCTGGCGTTCGACACCCTCCTCGACGCCGGGCTGGCCACCGGCCTGTCCCGTGCCGAGTGCGAGCACACCATCCGCCGCGGCCTCGCCCGAGGCGCCGGCACCCTACGCCCCGCCGCCTGA